In the Clostridium cellulovorans 743B genome, CTTTTAATATTAACTGCAACTTTTTTAATATTCATTACTTATACCAATTGTCTCAATAACACTAGTCTCAAAAATCAAAATATATAAGTTCCATCATTGAAGCTTCATTAAAATTCTATGAAAATATTAACAAATCAATATAACCAATGAAGGTTCTTTATCCAAACTCATATATCATAATTTTATAAAAACTTAAACTTAAAAGTTCCTCAAGAAGAAAGATATCTCTTTGAGGAACAAAATATAAACCTTATAATTTACTCAACTGCTATTTTCAAAGCCTTATCTAAATAATAAATTAAGTCATCTGCATCCTCAATTCCCACTGAAACTCTTATTTGGTCTGGGGTTACCCCTGCCAATTTTTGTTCTTCTTCTGAAAGTTGAGAATGAGTTGTACTTGCTGGATGAATTACTAACGATCTTACATCTGCAACATTTGCAAGCAATGAAAATACTTCTAAGTTATCAATGAACTTCTTGCCTGCTTCTAAACCACCTTTTATTCCAAAAGTGAATATAGATCCAACACCCTTAGGGAAGTATTTCTTTGCTAGACTGTTGTATTTACTTTCCTCAAGTTCTGGATAATTTACCCAACTTACTGCTGGATGATCACTTAAGAATTTAACTATCTTTCTTGAATTTTCAACATGTTTTTGTACTCTTAGGGATAATGTTTCTAAGCCTTGAAGTAATAAGAAAGAGTTAAATGGGCTTATGCAAGCACCTGTATCTCTAAGCAGTTGAACCCTAGCTTTTAAAATATAAGCTGCAGTACCAATATCTTGTGAATATCTAATTCCATGGTAAGCTGGATCTGGCTCTGTAAAACCAGGGAATCTTCCACTCTTTGCATAATCAAACTTTCCTGAATCTACAATTAAACCACCGATAGAACTACCATGACCGCCTATGAATTTTGTTGCAGAATGAACAACGATATCCGCACCATATTCTATTGGTCTTATTAAATATGGTGTTCCAAAAGTATTATCAACAATTAATGGAACTCCATTTTCATGAGCGATTTTAGCTACTGCTTCTATGTCAACAAGGTTTATTCCAGGGTTACCTATTGTTTCTATGTAAACAGCCTTTGTTTTTTCATTAATTACACTTCTAAAGTTTTCTGGATCATCAGGATTTACAAAATTAACTTTGATCCCAAATCTAGGGAATGTAGCAGCAAATAGTGTATATGTACCACCATATAAAGTACTTGCTGAAACTATTTCATCTCCAACATTAGCAAGATTTAGTACTGCATAAGTAATTGCTGCAGTACCTGAAGCTGTAGCTAATGCTCCAACTCCACCTTCCAAAGCTGCTATTCTTTTTTCTAATACATCTGTTGTAGGATTTCCCATTCTTGTATAAATATTTCCTTCTTCTTTTAAAGCAAATAGATTTGCTGCATGTTCTGTATTGTTAAATACATAAGATGTAGTTTGATAAATTGGAACTGCCCTTGAACCAGTTGTAGGATCTGGCACTTGACCTGCATGAACTTGTAATGTGTCAAAACTTAATTCTCTTTCACTCATTTTTTCATCCTCCATTATATATATAACATGTATAAATCTTTGCTTTAACTCAAAGGTGCGTAGAAATTTCTGTTAGCAAATCTTTAATATCTATGTTTCAATAATAAATACTAAAATTCTTCTTGAAAATTTTAGTCTTGTTAAGAAATTGTTCCTAATTATTTATTTAAGACAGCTTGTAGATGTTGCTTGGATTTATAGTATTTATCTATAGTTCCTCCACCTAAACATTCGTCTCCATCATAGAAAACTACAATTTGTCCTGGCGTTATAGCTTTTTGAGGTTCTATAAATTCTACAATACAAGTATTATCTTCTCTTTGATGAACGATAACTCCTTGATCTTTTTGTCTGTATCTAAATTTTGCAGTACAGTTAAAGGTTTTTGGTTTTTCTTTCTCACTTATCCAACTTACTTCTACTGCTGTTAAACCATAAGAATATAATCTAGGATCTTGTTCTCCTTGGACTACATATAATATATTCTTTTTCAAATCCTTATCCACTACAAACCAAGGTTCTCCAGCTCCACCTATGCCTAGCCCTTTTCTTTGTCCTAGTGTATAGTGCATAAGTCCAATATGTTCCCCCATAACATTACCATCTAAGGTCATCATGGGACCTGACTTAGCAGGAAGATAATTATTTAAGAATTGTCTGAAATTCTTCTCACCAATGAAACACACTCCTGTACTATCCTTTTTAGTAGCTGTAACAAGGTTTGCTTCTCTTGCCTTCTCTCTTACTTCTGGCTTTCTTAAGTGTCCAATTGGGAACATACTTTTAGATAACTGATATTGATTAAGCTTACATAAGAAATAAGTTTGATCCTTATTCTCATCAGCCGCCCTTAATAATTTATATTCTCCATCTCTAAAATCTACCTGAGCGTAATGTCCCATAGCAATATAGTCAGCCCCAACAGTAAGTGCAAAATCTAAGAATGCCTTAAATTTAATCTCTTTATTACACATTACATCAGGGTTAGGAGTTCTTCCGCTTCTATACTCTGCTAA is a window encoding:
- a CDS encoding O-acetylhomoserine aminocarboxypropyltransferase/cysteine synthase family protein: MSERELSFDTLQVHAGQVPDPTTGSRAVPIYQTTSYVFNNTEHAANLFALKEEGNIYTRMGNPTTDVLEKRIAALEGGVGALATASGTAAITYAVLNLANVGDEIVSASTLYGGTYTLFAATFPRFGIKVNFVNPDDPENFRSVINEKTKAVYIETIGNPGINLVDIEAVAKIAHENGVPLIVDNTFGTPYLIRPIEYGADIVVHSATKFIGGHGSSIGGLIVDSGKFDYAKSGRFPGFTEPDPAYHGIRYSQDIGTAAYILKARVQLLRDTGACISPFNSFLLLQGLETLSLRVQKHVENSRKIVKFLSDHPAVSWVNYPELEESKYNSLAKKYFPKGVGSIFTFGIKGGLEAGKKFIDNLEVFSLLANVADVRSLVIHPASTTHSQLSEEEQKLAGVTPDQIRVSVGIEDADDLIYYLDKALKIAVE
- the mnmA gene encoding tRNA 2-thiouridine(34) synthase MnmA, which gives rise to MEKENKNIKVVLGVSGGVDSSVAALELKNQGYDVIGVFMNNWDDEDENGVCTSVQDFEDVRKVCDSISVPYYSVNFQKEYWDRVFEYFLAEYRSGRTPNPDVMCNKEIKFKAFLDFALTVGADYIAMGHYAQVDFRDGEYKLLRAADENKDQTYFLCKLNQYQLSKSMFPIGHLRKPEVREKAREANLVTATKKDSTGVCFIGEKNFRQFLNNYLPAKSGPMMTLDGNVMGEHIGLMHYTLGQRKGLGIGGAGEPWFVVDKDLKKNILYVVQGEQDPRLYSYGLTAVEVSWISEKEKPKTFNCTAKFRYRQKDQGVIVHQREDNTCIVEFIEPQKAITPGQIVVFYDGDECLGGGTIDKYYKSKQHLQAVLNK